From the genome of Acidobacteriota bacterium:
TGGATGCGGTGGAGAGGTTCTTCACTTCATCGCCTTCGGCGGCCGACCAGCGTGAGAGCGTCGCGGTCTCGGCGTAAACCCAAAACCCTTCAACCACGAAGGACACGAAGGTTCACGAAGGAAACCAAGATCGGGAAAAATCCTGAGTCTTGGGGTTTCTGAACCTTCGTGTTCCTTCGTGACCTTCGTGGTTAAGGCTTTTAAAGGGCCTTCGCGACTAGCTTCCCCGGTTGCGGTGACTCGATGTACGCCCACGGCACCTGCGGATCGTGGGTGAACACCACCAGCCATTTATCCGGCACCGCGCGCTCGTAGAAGCGCTTGCGGCTTTCGATGGTCTCGAGCGGGAACAGGTCGAAGGCCATCCCCCAGGTGAGGTCGAGGTGGTGCGTGGTGGGGATAAGGTCGGAGATGTAGCAGGCACGCTCGGTGCCGGAGTGGAGCATCACGGCTTGCAGGTTGCGGGTGTGTCCGGGAAAGAGTCTCACCGCGATGCCGGGAACGATCTCGGCATCGCCGTGCAGCAGGTGCATCTGCCCACTCTCGATCAGCGGATCGTAGTTGGGCGAGAGATAGCTCACGCGGTCGCGCTCGGTCTGCATGCGCGCGTGCCGCCACTCGCCCTCCTGCACGTAATACTTCGCTTTGGGGAAGGTGGCGACGGTGCGGTCGCCGCGCAGCACCGTGTTCCAGCCGCAGTGGTCGAAGTGCAGGTGGGTGTTGATGACGACGTCGATGTCCTCGGGCGCGACCTTCGCGGCGGCAAGATTGTTGAGCAGCTTTTCTTCGGGCTGGAAGAACTGCTTCTGCTTTTCGCCCAGCTTGTTGCCGATGCCGGTCTCGACCAGCACGGTGTGCTTGCCGGTCTTGATGAGCAGCGAGTTCACGCCCACGGAGAGCCGGTTCTGCTCGTCCGCCGGCATGCGTTTCTGCCAGAGAGGTTTTGGGATCACACCAAAAAAAGCCCCGCCATCGAGGTAGTAATCGCCGTCGGAGAGGACGGTCAGCTCGAAGTCGCCAAGCGTGGTGGACTGCACCGGGATGGAAGGTGGGTGCGGCATTATTTCGGCTGCGATGAGTCTCTGACGATGCCGACTGGCTCTTGCGGGCGCGCTAGTTCGTGCTCGAGGTGGTTCTGGATCATGTGGAACAGGTGCGTGCGCGCCGGGGCGCCGGAGATGCCGTGCGTCTTGCGCGGATAGACCATCAGGCGGAACTGCTTGCCGGCGGCGATGAAGGCGTTGGTCATCTGGATGGTGTTCTGCAGGTGCACGTTGTCGTCCCCGGTGCCGTGGACTTCGAGTAGCGAACCGGAGAGATTCGCGGCGAAGTTCACGGGCGACGACTTGCGGTAGCCCTCGTTATTTTGCGCGGGTGTGGACATGTAGCGCTCGGTGTAGATGGTGTCGTAGTCACGCCAGTCGCTGACCGGAGCGACGGCCACGCCGGCCTTCACGCGATCGGTGTGCGTCATGGCGTAGAGCGTCATGTACCCGCCGTAACTCCATCCCCACCAGCCGAGGCGCTTCGGGTCGAGCTGCGGGAACCTGGCTAGCGCCTGGTCGAGCGCGGCGAGCTGGTCTTTGAACTCGATCTCGCCGAAGTTGTGTTTGAGCGCGGCGGCGAATTTCTTGCCACGCGCACCCATGCCGCGGTTGTCGACTTGCAGGATGGCGATGCCGTCGCGCGCCAGGAGCTGATGGAAGAGGAAGGTCGAGCCGCCCCAGGCGTCGCGCGAGACTTCCCCACTGGGGCCGGCATAGGGGTTCATCAGCACGGCAGAAGACTTGCTCAACACGGGGTTCACGAGCAACGTCCCATGCAGGACGGTGCCGTCTTCGG
Proteins encoded in this window:
- a CDS encoding MBL fold metallo-hydrolase, producing the protein MPHPPSIPVQSTTLGDFELTVLSDGDYYLDGGAFFGVIPKPLWQKRMPADEQNRLSVGVNSLLIKTGKHTVLVETGIGNKLGEKQKQFFQPEEKLLNNLAAAKVAPEDIDVVINTHLHFDHCGWNTVLRGDRTVATFPKAKYYVQEGEWRHARMQTERDRVSYLSPNYDPLIESGQMHLLHGDAEIVPGIAVRLFPGHTRNLQAVMLHSGTERACYISDLIPTTHHLDLTWGMAFDLFPLETIESRKRFYERAVPDKWLVVFTHDPQVPWAYIESPQPGKLVAKAL